The proteins below are encoded in one region of Carcharodon carcharias isolate sCarCar2 chromosome 2, sCarCar2.pri, whole genome shotgun sequence:
- the LOC121273091 gene encoding EEF1A lysine methyltransferase 3-like codes for MPKLMQRVSYKFIQEDDDFTRKEYYETCGFHLEIGVNPLSDLGFGTIVWEAALALCQYFEKEEIRFWNKKVIELGAGTGILSIVTALLGGDVTITDKPELLKQIERNVSFNLSPSFKHHVKIRALAWGCDHILFPSDYDYILGSDILYFYENIPLILDTLLHLSNEKTIIYFGSRMLYSRPLISNGYLILSQYFETELVCRYKASDVNIYRMTRKTPTPGGLLHW; via the exons ATGCCAAAACTGATGCAAAGAGTCTCTTATAAGTTTATCCAAGAGGACGATGACTTCACGAGGAAAGAATACTATGAAACGTGTGGTTTCCATCTTGAAATTGGTGTGAATCCATTATCTGATCTCGGATTTGGAACTATAGTCTGGGAAGCT GCTCTTGCTCTGTGTCAGTACTTTGAGAAAGAGGAAATCAGATTTTGGAATAAGAAAGTGATTGAACTTGGAGCAGGCACTGGAATTTTGAGCATTGTTACTGCCCTTCTAG GTGGAGATGTCACCATTACAGACAAACCGGAGCTGCTCAAGCAAATAGAACGGAATGTGTCgttcaatctctctccttcctttaaaCATCACGTCAAAATCCGTGCCCTCGCCTGGGGCTGTGACCACATCCTGTTCCCCTCAGACTATGACTATATCCTGGGTTCGGATATCCTGTACTTTTACGAAAACATTCCTTTAATTCTAGATACTCTTTTACACCTCAGCAATGAAAAGACCATCATTTATTTCGGCTCCAGGATGTTGTACAGCCGGCCATTGATCAGCAACGGTTATCTGATCCTGTCTCAGTATTTTGAAACTGAGCTTGTTTGCAGATATAAAGCCAGCGATGTCAACATATACAGAATGACTCGCAAAACTCCTACTCCTGGAGGCCTCCTCCATTGGTAG